The Streptomyces achromogenes genome window below encodes:
- the eccD gene encoding type VII secretion integral membrane protein EccD encodes MSITTSAAATGEGRGAAAAPAAGTGLGFCRVTIVAPDSRIDVALPDDIPVADLYPEILRLARQSPAEGAPVGYTLVRRDGSVLDSSRSFAAQHILDGELLTLRPFSESLPPAVFDDVSDAVASAVTREHTLWSGELTRTAGLVGGSVLPALLAFVAWNGDPRHDMNSLPGVLAAVVGVLLVALAGVRARVYDDRGSAIALGLGALPNVAVAGSGLLPLADGQGIGKLQFLLACAAVLLASVLLTLCSPRGDGPFVAFVVASGAGLAAVFAAMLAHWSPAETAALCAPVGVGALAFLPGLSMRFARLPIGFDAPDSASRRAYGADPTPREPVDAERIAAQARRGHELLVGLVGGCAAITVGACAVLGFSDGVWAQLLALATGIALLMRAHLFRYTAQVAPVLAAGLGSLVLLGLGLALNPPHSVIRAALTGDRADLDIRTVWLVAAVAAAAAIVTSIGLITSRGGLTPFWGRFMEIAEGFVLLTLVPLALAVFDVYAAVRSMTG; translated from the coding sequence GTGAGCATCACGACCTCCGCGGCAGCCACCGGAGAGGGACGCGGCGCCGCAGCCGCGCCCGCGGCGGGGACGGGACTCGGCTTCTGCCGGGTCACCATCGTCGCCCCCGACAGCCGGATCGACGTGGCGCTGCCCGACGACATCCCGGTCGCCGACCTCTACCCGGAGATCCTCCGGCTCGCCCGGCAGAGCCCCGCCGAGGGCGCGCCGGTCGGTTACACCCTCGTCCGCCGGGACGGCTCCGTCCTCGACAGCTCGCGTTCGTTCGCCGCCCAGCACATCCTCGACGGCGAACTCCTCACGCTGCGCCCGTTCTCCGAGTCGCTGCCGCCCGCCGTCTTCGACGACGTGTCCGACGCGGTCGCCTCGGCCGTCACGCGCGAGCACACCCTGTGGAGCGGCGAACTGACCCGCACCGCGGGCCTCGTCGGCGGAAGCGTGCTGCCGGCCCTGCTCGCCTTCGTGGCGTGGAACGGCGACCCGCGCCACGACATGAACAGCCTGCCCGGCGTCCTCGCCGCCGTCGTCGGCGTCCTGCTCGTCGCCCTCGCCGGCGTCCGGGCCCGCGTCTACGACGACCGCGGCTCCGCGATCGCCCTGGGCCTCGGCGCCCTGCCCAACGTGGCGGTGGCGGGCTCCGGACTCCTCCCGCTCGCCGACGGCCAGGGCATCGGCAAGCTGCAGTTCCTGCTGGCGTGCGCGGCGGTTCTGCTGGCGTCGGTGCTGCTGACCCTGTGCTCCCCGCGCGGCGACGGCCCGTTCGTCGCGTTCGTGGTCGCGTCGGGCGCAGGCCTCGCGGCGGTGTTCGCGGCGATGCTCGCGCACTGGAGCCCGGCCGAGACCGCCGCGCTGTGCGCCCCAGTCGGCGTGGGCGCGCTGGCGTTCCTGCCCGGCCTGTCCATGCGCTTCGCCCGCCTGCCGATCGGCTTCGACGCCCCGGACTCCGCCTCGCGCCGCGCCTACGGCGCCGATCCCACGCCCCGGGAACCGGTCGACGCCGAGCGGATCGCCGCGCAGGCCCGCCGCGGCCACGAACTCCTGGTGGGCCTGGTCGGCGGTTGCGCGGCGATCACCGTCGGCGCCTGCGCGGTCCTCGGGTTCTCGGACGGCGTCTGGGCCCAGCTGCTCGCGCTGGCCACGGGCATCGCGCTGCTGATGCGCGCCCACCTCTTCCGCTACACCGCGCAAGTCGCCCCGGTGCTGGCCGCGGGCCTCGGCTCGCTCGTGCTCCTCGGACTCGGCCTGGCGCTCAACCCGCCCCACTCGGTGATCCGCGCCGCCCTCACCGGCGACCGCGCCGACCTGGACATCCGCACGGTCTGGCTGGTCGCCGCCGTCGCAGCCGCCGCCGCGATCGTCACCTCGATCGGCCTGATCACCTCGCGGGGCGGCCTCACCCCGTTCTGGGGCCGCTTCATGGAGATCGCCGAGGGCTTCGTCCTGCTGACGCTGGTGCCGCTGGCCCTGGCCGTCTTCGACGTGTACGCGGCAGTCCGCTCGATGACCGGCTGA
- a CDS encoding DUF397 domain-containing protein, with translation MADAEDMAVKARKERERDELYALDISGVEWQSAPGTEEHEERVEIASLPEGAVAMRSSLDPGTVLRYTEAEWRAFVLGARDGEFDLEPAPHNGGTATEGAETTEAVEATE, from the coding sequence ATGGCCGATGCCGAGGACATGGCAGTCAAAGCGCGCAAGGAGCGGGAGCGGGACGAGCTGTACGCGCTCGACATCTCCGGTGTCGAGTGGCAGAGCGCGCCGGGCACGGAGGAGCACGAGGAGCGCGTCGAGATCGCCAGTCTGCCCGAGGGCGCTGTGGCGATGCGGTCCTCGCTCGACCCGGGGACGGTGCTGCGTTACACCGAGGCGGAGTGGCGTGCCTTCGTGCTGGGCGCCCGGGACGGCGAGTTCGACCTGGAGCCGGCGCCGCACAACGGCGGGACGGCGACGGAGGGGGCGGAGACGACGGAGGCTGTGGAGGCCACGGAGTAG